In one window of Stigmatopora argus isolate UIUO_Sarg chromosome 19, RoL_Sarg_1.0, whole genome shotgun sequence DNA:
- the lrfn5b gene encoding leucine-rich repeat and fibronectin type-III domain-containing protein 5, with the protein MEILLLYLMVACAAVKAHKVQVCPKRCVCQVLNPNLATLCDKKGLLFVPPNIDRHTVEMRLGDNFVTSVKRKDFANMTKLMDLTLSRNTIGTIVPHAFKDLENLRALHLDSNRLTRITNDTFSGMSKLHHLILNNNQLTHIQIGAFNDLTALEELDLSYNNLESVPWVAIQRMASLHTLNLDHNMLSHIPEGTFAGLQKLKRLDVTSNKLQKLPPDPIFQRAGVLATSGIISPTSFALSFGGNPLRCNCELLWLRRLRREDDLETCASPQHLAGRYFWTVSEEEFLCEPPLITRHSQELRALEGQSVTLRCKARGDPEPVVHWIAPDGRLMSNSSRASVHADGTLDILISTVKDSGSFTCVASNPAGEAQTKVVLLIDKLPHVANNTGGEREADPGSSDIATVTKTGAEAPVGRDAEKKVVVADTTSTSAVVRFNFQRSVPGIRMFQIQYNGTYDDSLVYRMIPPTSESILVNNLAAGTQYDLCVLAIYDDQVTSLTATRVVGCVHFTTEPQYLRCHFMQSQFLGGTIVVIIGGIIVASVLAFIIFLIVRYRVCNQGESDKALEMGDLRSLSSDGQLQGCGLPKSLSKQVLRPEKNDKECPRAPPPEPVKPRALPATAATAKVTLPDCTVSTSAASHSWHPASPRSKRPAAPSDARRADVQLNNVNRNNSSSGSPALARVQAAGWSAAPRVRRQPRQYMTVPAGGVRVNRRHSLNADSSRERLYVAYPKTGAGLRSKRSLSMSGELPQVNATVNVLRPRDKLSRSEWLLESTL; encoded by the exons ATGGAGATCCTCCTGCTTTATCTGATGGTCGCGTGCGCGGCCGTCAAGGCCCACAAGGTTCAAGTGTGCCCCAAACGTTGCGTGTGCCAGGTCCTCAACCCCAATTTGGCCACGCTGTGCGACAAAAAAGGCCTCCTGTTCGTGCCTCCCAACATCGACCGGCACACGGTGGAAATGCGGCTGGGGGATAACTTTGTCACCAGCGTCAAACGCAAGGACTTCGCCAACATGACTAAGCTGATGGACCTGACGCTCTCCCGCAACACCATCGGGACCATCGTGCCGCACGCTTTCAAAGACCTGGAGAACCTGCGGGCGCTCCACCTGGACAGCAATCGGCTGACGCGCATCACCAACGACACCTTCAGCGGCATGTCAAAGCTGCACCACCTGATCCTCAACAACAACCAGCTCACGCACATCCAGATCGGCGCTTTCAACGACCTGACGGCCCTGGAAGAGCTGGATCTGTCGTACAACAACCTGGAGAGCGTCCCCTGGGTGGCCATCCAGAGGATGGCCAGTCTCCATACGCTTAACTTGGACCACAACATGCTCAGCCACATTCCAGAGGGCACATTTGCCGGCCTGCAAAAGCTCAAGAGGTTGGACGTCACCTCCAACAAGCTGCAGAAGTTACCCCCGGACCCTATTTTCCAGAG AGCGGGTGTCCTGGCCACCTCGGGGATCATAAGCCCCACATCGTTCGCGCTAAGCTTCGGTGGAAACCCGCTGCGGTGCAACTGCGAGCTTCTCTGGCTTCGGAGGTTGCGGCGCGAGGACGACCTGGAGACCTGCGCTTCGCCCCAGCACCTCGCCGGACGCTATTTCTGGACCGTGTCGGAAGAGGAGTTCCTGTGCGAGCCTCCTCTCATCACCAGGCACTCTCAG GAGCTGCGAGCCCTGGAGGGTCAAAGCGTGACGTTACGCTGTAAGGCGCGAGGGGACCCGGAGCCCGTCGTTCACTGGATCGCCCCCGACGGACGCCTCATGTCCAATTCGTCCAGAGCGTCGGTGCACGCCGACGGCACGTTGGACATCCTCATCAGCACCGTCAAAGACTCGG GCTCCTTCACCTGCGTAGCGTCCAACCCGGCCGGCGAAGCCCAGACGAAGGTGGTCCTGCTGATCGACAAGCTGCCCCACGTGGCCAACAACACGGGCGGCGAGCGGGAAGCGGACCCCGGCTCTTCGGACATCGCCACGGTGACCAAGACGGGGGCGGAGGCGCCCGTGGGCAGGGACGCGGAGAAGAAAGTGGTGGTCGCCGACACCACGTCCACCTCGGCCGTGGTCCGCTTCAACTTCCAGAGGAGCGTTCCTGGAATTCGAATGTTTCAGATTCAGTACAACGGAACCTACGACGACTCGCTGGTGTACAG AATGATCCCGCCTACCAGCGAGAGCATCCTGGTCAACAACCTGGCGGCGGGGACCCAATACGACCTTTGCGTGTTGGCCATCTACGACGACCAGGTCACCTCGCTGACCGCCACGCGGGTGGTGGGCTGCGTCCACTTCACCACCGAGCCGCAGTACCTGCGCTGCCACTTTATGCAGTCGCAGTTCCTGGGCGGAACCATCGTGGTCATCATCGGCGGGATCATCGTGGCTTCCGTCTTGGCCTTTATCATCTTTCTCATCGTGCGTTACCGGGTCTGCAACCAGGGAGAGAGCGATAAG GCTCTGGAGATGGGCGACCTCCGTTCCCTGAGCAGCGACGGTCAACTTCAAGGCTGCGGGCTCCCCAAATCTCTTTCCAAGCAAGTCCTGCGCCCCGAGAAGAACGACAAGGAATGCCCGCGAGCGCCCCCGCCGGAGCCCGTCAAGCCGCGAGCGCTCCcggccaccgccgccaccgccaaaGTCACCCTACCCGACTGCACCGTGTCCACCTCGGCCGCTAGCCACAGCTGGCACCCGGCGTCCCCGCGGTCCAAGCGCCCCGCGGCCCCCTCCGACGCGCGGCGGGCCGACGTTCAGCTGAACAACGTCAACCGCAATAACTCGTCGTCGGGGTCGCCGGCGCTGGCGAGGGTGCAAGCGGCCGGCTGGAGCGCGGCCCCCAGGGTCCGCCGGCAACCCCGCCAGTACATGACCGTGCCGGCGGGAGGCGTGCGGGTCAACCGCAGACACTCCCTCAACGCGGACTCGTCCAGGGAGCGCCTCTACGTGGCGTACCCCAAGACGGGGGCGGGCCTACGCTCCAAGCGAAGCCTGTCCATGAGCGGCGAGCTACCGCAAGTCAACGCCACCGTAAACGTTCTGCGCCCCCGCGACAAGCTGTCTCGCTCCGAGTGGCTCTTGGAGAGCACCTTGTGA